A single Luteolibacter rhizosphaerae DNA region contains:
- a CDS encoding valine--tRNA ligase: protein MSDLPKAYEPQAVEAKWYAAWIEGKCFEADPASEKPAYSIVIPPPNVTGILHLGHVLNNTIQDILARRARQEGKEVLWLPGTDHAGIATQAKVERELRENEKLTRRDLGRDEFLKRVWAFKEKHGNIIISQLKRLGCSCDWSRERFTMDEAYTKWVSHVFVELFKEGLIYRGKRIVNWCPVSLTALSDEEVIMKPQRSKLYFMKYELTDAPGEYLEISTTRPETLMGDVAVAVNPKDPRYAKYVGRTVNRPFPHAAIPVIADDHVDVEFGTGALKITPAHDKADFEIGIRHGLEIIDVLTPDAHINCPEVPELHGLDRFVGRKRAAAKLEEMGLLIKVEEYENNVGYSERADVPIEPRISMQWFLKYPCVKEAADAVATGEIAFRPERWAKTYAHWMENLQDWCISRQLWWGHQIPVWYRAEKLEALKNAESLDMANLTSGDIHVGTEAPADESNWVRDEDVMDTWFSSWLWPFATMADVGEETPTLKKFYPTTDLVTGPDIIFFWVARMIMAGFRFEGELPFKNVFFTSLIRDKQGRKLSKSLGNSPDPIELMDRYGSDGLRFGLMRIAPLGSDMRYDEEQIEGGRNFANKIYNACRFREMGGKIEFPETDDEENEEVVGMANCFHIDILAKLDVLSADLTRIYGEYRFGEIAQRLYEFLWSEFCDKFLEAVKGDLRETAKPEARAVTLAVFDTVMSRFLQLLHPYMPHVTEELSLNMGYTLEGEFLMQAELPEEPVLAGLDAEDIRLEQSKADAIYETAARLRNLKAEYNVATRRDVTLVVKGAVEWLEDEKPVLALLAGAGEIRLEPGYESPKGTPVVLTPVGEIYLPLEGLIDIEAEKVRLAREIAKLEQEKARSEAKLSNESFVARAPAEVVEQEKARLVEWETKLVQLREMLEGLR, encoded by the coding sequence ATGTCCGATTTGCCTAAAGCCTACGAACCCCAAGCGGTTGAAGCCAAGTGGTATGCCGCCTGGATCGAAGGGAAATGTTTTGAAGCCGACCCGGCCTCGGAGAAGCCCGCGTACTCGATCGTCATCCCGCCGCCGAACGTCACGGGCATCCTGCACCTCGGACACGTCCTCAATAACACCATCCAGGACATCCTGGCCCGCCGCGCCCGCCAAGAGGGCAAGGAAGTGCTGTGGCTGCCCGGCACCGACCACGCGGGGATCGCCACGCAGGCGAAGGTGGAGCGCGAGCTGCGTGAGAACGAGAAGCTGACCCGCCGCGATCTCGGTCGCGACGAGTTCCTGAAACGCGTGTGGGCCTTCAAGGAGAAGCACGGCAATATCATCATCAGCCAGCTCAAGCGTCTCGGCTGCTCCTGCGACTGGAGCCGCGAGCGCTTCACCATGGACGAGGCTTACACGAAGTGGGTGAGCCATGTCTTCGTGGAGCTCTTCAAGGAAGGCCTGATCTACCGCGGCAAGCGGATCGTGAACTGGTGCCCGGTGTCACTGACCGCGCTGTCCGATGAGGAAGTGATCATGAAGCCGCAGCGCTCCAAGCTGTACTTCATGAAGTACGAGCTCACGGATGCGCCGGGCGAGTATCTGGAGATTTCGACGACGCGTCCCGAGACCTTGATGGGCGACGTGGCGGTGGCGGTGAACCCGAAGGACCCGCGCTATGCGAAGTATGTGGGCCGCACGGTGAACCGGCCCTTCCCGCACGCGGCGATCCCGGTGATCGCGGACGACCACGTGGACGTGGAGTTCGGCACCGGTGCGCTGAAGATCACCCCGGCGCACGACAAGGCGGACTTCGAGATCGGCATCCGCCACGGCTTGGAGATCATCGATGTTCTCACTCCGGACGCGCACATCAACTGCCCAGAAGTGCCGGAGCTGCATGGTCTGGACCGCTTCGTGGGTCGCAAGCGCGCGGCGGCGAAGCTGGAGGAGATGGGCCTGCTCATCAAGGTGGAGGAGTATGAGAACAACGTGGGCTACTCCGAGCGTGCCGACGTGCCGATCGAGCCGCGTATCTCGATGCAGTGGTTCCTCAAGTATCCCTGCGTGAAGGAAGCCGCGGATGCGGTGGCGACGGGCGAGATCGCCTTCCGCCCCGAGCGCTGGGCGAAGACCTATGCCCACTGGATGGAGAACCTGCAGGACTGGTGCATCAGCCGCCAGCTCTGGTGGGGTCACCAGATCCCGGTGTGGTACCGCGCCGAGAAGTTGGAGGCGCTCAAGAATGCCGAGTCGCTCGACATGGCGAACCTGACATCCGGCGACATCCACGTGGGCACCGAGGCTCCGGCCGACGAGTCGAACTGGGTGCGCGACGAGGATGTGATGGACACCTGGTTCAGCTCCTGGCTCTGGCCCTTCGCCACTATGGCGGATGTGGGCGAGGAGACGCCGACGCTGAAGAAATTCTACCCGACCACCGATCTGGTGACCGGTCCGGACATCATCTTCTTCTGGGTCGCGCGCATGATCATGGCGGGCTTCCGCTTCGAGGGCGAGCTGCCCTTCAAGAACGTGTTCTTCACCTCGCTGATCCGCGACAAGCAGGGGCGCAAGCTCTCGAAGTCGCTAGGCAACTCGCCGGACCCGATCGAACTGATGGATCGCTACGGCTCGGACGGCCTGCGCTTCGGCCTGATGCGGATCGCGCCGCTGGGCTCCGACATGCGTTACGACGAGGAGCAGATCGAGGGCGGGCGGAACTTCGCCAACAAGATCTACAATGCCTGCCGCTTCCGCGAGATGGGGGGTAAGATCGAGTTCCCGGAGACGGACGACGAGGAGAACGAGGAAGTGGTCGGCATGGCCAACTGCTTCCACATCGATATCCTGGCGAAGCTGGACGTGCTGTCCGCGGATCTCACGCGCATCTACGGAGAGTATCGTTTCGGCGAGATCGCGCAGCGCCTGTATGAGTTCCTGTGGAGCGAGTTCTGCGACAAGTTCCTGGAAGCCGTGAAGGGCGACCTCCGCGAGACGGCGAAGCCGGAAGCCCGGGCGGTGACGCTGGCGGTCTTCGATACGGTGATGAGCCGCTTCCTGCAGCTTCTGCACCCCTACATGCCGCACGTGACGGAAGAGCTTTCGCTGAACATGGGCTACACGCTGGAAGGCGAGTTCCTGATGCAGGCCGAGTTGCCGGAGGAACCGGTGCTGGCCGGCCTCGATGCGGAGGACATCAGGCTGGAACAATCGAAGGCGGATGCGATCTACGAAACCGCCGCCCGCCTGCGCAACCTGAAGGCCGAGTACAACGTGGCGACCCGCCGCGATGTGACCTTGGTGGTGAAGGGTGCCGTGGAGTGGCTGGAAGACGAGAAGCCGGTGCTGGCCCTGCTGGCCGGTGCAGGCGAGATCCGCCTCGAGCCGGGCTACGAGTCTCCGAAGGGCACGCCGGTGGTGCTGACCCCGGTGGGAGAGATCTATCTGCCGCTGGAAGGCCTGATCGACATCGAGGCGGAGAAAGTCCGTCTTGCGCGCGAAATTGCCAAGCTGGAGCAGGAGAAGGCCCGCAGCGAGGCGAAGCTCTCGAACGAAAGCTTCGTGGCCCGTGCCCCGGCGGAAGTGGTTGAGCAGGAAAAGGCTCGTCTCGTGGAGTGGGAAACCAAGCTGGTTCAACTCCGGGAGATGCTGGAAGGGCTTCGATGA
- a CDS encoding RNA polymerase sigma factor: MSRESACDDAMEVLVRQVQQRGPGWMEAFGQLVRHHEGWVRGFLRSRIRDWAAADDLAQDVFVTAFKRVKAYRGESSFEGWLRGIAVNHLRNFVRKRREQCIGGSEELQVLIDRGTEAFLGDAEESDALEALHKCLARIDGPSRELLTERYVSGKTVREISAASGRGYSALTMQLHRLRDALAACVARKLEVPEA, encoded by the coding sequence ATGAGCCGTGAATCCGCCTGCGACGATGCGATGGAGGTACTGGTGCGTCAGGTGCAACAGCGCGGTCCGGGCTGGATGGAGGCCTTCGGTCAACTGGTGCGACATCACGAGGGCTGGGTGCGCGGCTTCCTGCGCTCCCGGATCCGTGATTGGGCAGCGGCGGACGACCTTGCGCAGGATGTCTTCGTGACCGCCTTCAAGCGCGTGAAGGCGTACCGCGGCGAATCGAGCTTCGAGGGCTGGCTGCGAGGGATCGCGGTGAATCACCTAAGGAACTTCGTCCGCAAGCGCCGCGAGCAATGCATCGGCGGCAGCGAGGAGTTGCAGGTGTTGATCGACCGCGGGACGGAAGCTTTCCTGGGAGATGCGGAGGAATCGGACGCGCTGGAGGCCTTGCACAAGTGCCTCGCCCGGATCGACGGGCCCTCCCGCGAATTGCTCACGGAGCGCTATGTGAGTGGCAAGACGGTGCGCGAGATCTCCGCGGCGAGCGGTCGCGGCTACTCCGCGCTGACGATGCAACTCCACCGGCTGCGCGACGCGCTGGCAGCCTGTGTGGCGCGCAAACTTGAAGTGCCCGAAGCATGA
- a CDS encoding LamG-like jellyroll fold domain-containing protein, protein MKPQDENVARLLAGELSEAEAAELVRLIGKDPEALKKLGGQTLVDGLLGAAMEDEFTRERRTQQVLAAVSRAEQDDFVAGVQTKIQHGRWRTRVLAMAALVAIGISVFLISRPTEVATVARLETLRWGDGAAVAEGSAIQSGSRLRFESGLVELEMDGKGRMIVEGPADLEFIGAMESRLHRGRILMKVTEAGHGYRVATPKGSVIDLGTEFGVSVGDDSKVETHVLSGEVEAIPDGGSKVLLKKNDALRFDGGAGTRFTTDGSEFYTALPPLRRGTMNVVHWPMEAQDGPIDRAQVKGYGPGDYDMRFQAMDGGAEPESTEGKIGRAMAFDGKGGYGESPFRGIGGKEPRTVSFWVKVPEDFNPREGFGILSWGQFESADLGAVWQVSINPLAAEGAVGRLRVGAHGGQVVGSTDLRDGRWHHVAVVLYEASQPDIGKHVLLYLDGELEPVSRRALRQVNTQIERAEHGVWVGRNVVYTESQPDHQHGGFFRGAVDEVFIFAGALSQQEIRGVMDEGIPGD, encoded by the coding sequence ATGAAGCCGCAGGATGAAAACGTGGCCCGCCTGCTCGCGGGCGAGCTAAGCGAGGCAGAGGCCGCGGAGCTGGTGCGCTTGATCGGGAAGGACCCGGAGGCGCTGAAGAAGCTGGGCGGCCAGACGCTGGTGGACGGCCTGTTAGGCGCGGCGATGGAGGATGAATTCACGCGCGAACGGCGGACCCAGCAGGTCCTGGCCGCCGTGAGCCGGGCGGAGCAGGATGATTTCGTGGCCGGCGTGCAGACAAAGATACAGCATGGGCGATGGCGCACGCGGGTGCTGGCGATGGCGGCGCTGGTCGCGATCGGTATTTCGGTCTTTCTCATCTCGCGACCAACTGAGGTTGCCACGGTGGCACGGCTGGAAACGCTGCGCTGGGGAGATGGCGCGGCGGTGGCGGAGGGAAGCGCGATTCAGTCCGGTAGCCGCCTGCGCTTTGAAAGCGGGCTGGTGGAGCTGGAGATGGATGGCAAGGGCCGGATGATCGTGGAAGGTCCGGCGGATCTGGAGTTCATCGGCGCGATGGAATCCCGGCTGCACCGCGGGCGGATCCTGATGAAGGTGACGGAGGCGGGCCACGGCTACCGGGTGGCCACGCCGAAGGGCTCGGTGATCGATCTGGGCACGGAGTTCGGGGTTTCGGTAGGGGATGACTCGAAGGTGGAGACCCACGTGCTCTCCGGCGAAGTGGAGGCGATCCCCGACGGCGGCTCGAAGGTGCTGCTGAAGAAGAACGACGCGCTGCGCTTTGATGGCGGGGCGGGCACGCGCTTCACCACGGATGGCAGCGAGTTCTACACCGCGCTGCCGCCGCTGCGACGGGGTACGATGAATGTCGTACATTGGCCGATGGAGGCGCAGGACGGTCCCATCGACCGGGCGCAGGTGAAGGGCTATGGCCCCGGGGACTACGACATGCGCTTCCAGGCCATGGACGGGGGAGCTGAGCCGGAGTCAACGGAGGGGAAGATCGGGCGGGCGATGGCCTTCGATGGCAAGGGGGGCTATGGTGAAAGTCCCTTCCGCGGAATCGGCGGGAAGGAGCCGCGCACGGTGAGCTTCTGGGTGAAGGTGCCGGAAGACTTCAACCCGCGGGAGGGTTTCGGGATCCTCTCCTGGGGGCAATTCGAGAGCGCGGACTTGGGCGCGGTCTGGCAGGTGTCGATCAATCCGCTGGCGGCGGAGGGCGCGGTGGGGCGGCTACGGGTGGGCGCGCACGGCGGCCAGGTGGTGGGTAGCACCGACCTGCGGGACGGGCGCTGGCATCATGTGGCGGTGGTGCTCTACGAGGCCTCGCAGCCGGACATCGGGAAACACGTGCTGCTCTACCTGGATGGCGAGCTCGAGCCGGTCTCGCGGCGGGCGCTGCGGCAGGTGAATACCCAGATCGAGCGGGCGGAGCACGGGGTGTGGGTCGGGCGGAACGTGGTCTACACGGAGAGCCAGCCGGATCACCAGCACGGTGGATTTTTCCGCGGCGCGGTGGATGAGGTGTTCATTTTCGCCGGGGCGCTGTCGCAGCAGGAGATCCGGGGGGTGATGGATGAAGGAATTCCCGGAGACTGA